The Bacillaceae bacterium IKA-2 DNA window TGTTTATTCTTAATATATGGCAAAACAAACTCCCCCTTTTTATCTTGAATACGCCATTAGTTTTCATTATTCTGTAAGAATCTATACACATTTATGATGAATAGATTTTCACCTCAATTAAAATACTAATAAAGCAAAACTACTTTTTAAAGGGGGATTTTTGATGACTGAAAAAAACACTTATAAAGATCAACGAAAAAATGCTCCTAAAGGACACAATCCTGGTCAACCTGAGCCATTAAGTGGTTCTAAAAAGGTTAAAAAACGAAATCAAGTTGGCCAAACAGACGGAGAAGGATAGGTAAGAACAGTTGGAAAGTTGGAAAGGTAGGTCAAAGGCATTTAAGTGCAATTGATTGGTTAGGAAAGGTCAAATGCTTTTAGTGCACGAACTGTTGATTTAGCTTTTGACTTTAGCTTTTCCTTTCCAACTTTCCAACTTTCCAACTTTCCGCTTTCCACTTTTCACTTTCTACTTCTTTTCCCCAATCATTTTTAACGCCTTTACAACCAAATCTATTTCCTCTTCAGTGATCGTCCGAAAATCAAGAAGAACATGATTATCTTTGAGTCGAGAAACAATTGCCGGTTTGCTTAGCCTTAACTTTTCAGCCAATTCACTTGCTGAAACTTCGGAAGCGGTTATTGCGACGGCTTTTGTTGCTATTTCTTCAGTTGGCATTGTTCCTCCACCAATTTGCGATACTTCATCAATCATTACAGCAGAGTAATTTGAAGTTAACTCTTGAAGTTTATTCAAAAAAAGAATCGCTTTCTCTTCTATCGATTCTTTTGAAGCCAAAATATCTCTGACTGTAGGTATGTCTTTTACAGCCGTTTTATTTTCATACGCTTTTAACGTTCCTTCAAGGGCCGCCAATGTCATCTTATCGACACGTAACACTCTAGCTAATTGATGTTTTTTTAATTTTTGGATCAGCTCTTTTTTTCCAGCAATAATTCCTGCCTGAGGACCACCTAACAGCTTATCACCTGAGAAAGAAACGAGATCGACACCCATTTTTAGCACTTTAGAAACAACAGGCTCATTACCAATGCCATGCTGCCTGAAATCATATAATGCGCCACTTCCTAAGTCCTCATAAAAAATAACATCTTTATGTTTCTTTTTAAGATCAACTAAGGCTTCTGTTTCAACTTCGGATGTAAATCCAATTGTTTTAAAATTACTTGTATGTACTTTTAAAAACATTGCTGTCTCTTCACTTAGTGCATTTTCATAATCATACAAATGAGTTTTGTTTGTCGTGCCAACTTCAACGAGCTTGGCTCCACTTTCTTCCATAATCGAAGAAATCCGAAATGATCCACCAATTTCAACGAGTTGACCACGAGAAACAATAACTTCTTTATCTTTTGCAAACGCTCGTAAAATTAAATACACCGCCGCCGCATTATTATTTACGACCATTGCAGCTTCGGCTCCGGTAATTTTTTTTATCGTCTCTTCAATAATGTCATGTCTTGAACCTCGTTTTCCTGCTTCGATATTAAACTCTAAATTTGAGTAATTTTGCGCGGTTTGAACTACTTGTTTAGCCGCCTCTTCACTTAATTTTGCCCTGCCTAAATTCGTATGTAAAATCGTTCCGGTTCCATTAATAACTCTTCTTAAATAAAATCGTTCATAGCTTTGTAGTTTTTTTTCCAAACTGGAAAATAAAAGTTCAATAAATGTTTCTTTTTTTAGAAGAGTTTCACTTATTTGTAATTCATTTAATAGCAAGTTTTGCCTAAGCTCATCCAGTTCTTTTTGAAAAAGGTTCGTTAATTCAAGCTCTGAAAGATTAAATTTTTGACAATAGTCAAAAAAACGCTGATCATCTTTTAAAATATGTATCGCTGGTAACTGACGTAAATATTGTTTCATGAATTCACTCTCCCCAATGTTAAAGGCATTTTTCATGTTTCGATATGTACGATTATATCGAAACTCGCGATCAAACACTAACTTCGATTCGACTATTA harbors:
- a CDS encoding small acid-soluble spore protein P, whose amino-acid sequence is MTEKNTYKDQRKNAPKGHNPGQPEPLSGSKKVKKRNQVGQTDGEG
- the selA gene encoding L-seryl-tRNA(Sec) selenium transferase translates to MKQYLRQLPAIHILKDDQRFFDYCQKFNLSELELTNLFQKELDELRQNLLLNELQISETLLKKETFIELLFSSLEKKLQSYERFYLRRVINGTGTILHTNLGRAKLSEEAAKQVVQTAQNYSNLEFNIEAGKRGSRHDIIEETIKKITGAEAAMVVNNNAAAVYLILRAFAKDKEVIVSRGQLVEIGGSFRISSIMEESGAKLVEVGTTNKTHLYDYENALSEETAMFLKVHTSNFKTIGFTSEVETEALVDLKKKHKDVIFYEDLGSGALYDFRQHGIGNEPVVSKVLKMGVDLVSFSGDKLLGGPQAGIIAGKKELIQKLKKHQLARVLRVDKMTLAALEGTLKAYENKTAVKDIPTVRDILASKESIEEKAILFLNKLQELTSNYSAVMIDEVSQIGGGTMPTEEIATKAVAITASEVSASELAEKLRLSKPAIVSRLKDNHVLLDFRTITEEEIDLVVKALKMIGEKK